In Sphingobacteriaceae bacterium, a single genomic region encodes these proteins:
- a CDS encoding DUF2029 domain-containing protein, producing the protein MNLLQSINANSKKWIYILGGLGVMALVLFEARGEGDFNIFLNASKDLLTGKNIYTETYYKWYHYYYDLSFALFLYPFSYFPFYIVKVLWLFANVFFTFRIWKIIQYYLSFEKSGLNNKLLFSLLSFAFALPFLRDNFHLAQVTTFILYLCFEGIFFLEKNKTLKGSLLIALGISIKLLPLILIPYLIYRGNFKAIAYILLWFIVLAIFPAIFIGIDQTIFLLHQRWILLNPGNTEHILDTAERSFHSLSTLFATLFIKDCGDIYALKIPRNIADVSIENLKILINTARVVLILLSLYFFKTRPFHKSKSNLNKLYELSYLFLLIPLIFPHQQFYAFLFTTPACIYLLYYFFRKYNSDNIKQANSFRRRKITLIILLIIIFSLTGSHFYLGQFNDYYDHFKTLTYGALLIIPVLAFCSPEKLNEQTRLIEKN; encoded by the coding sequence ATGAATTTACTTCAAAGCATAAACGCAAATTCAAAAAAATGGATTTATATACTTGGCGGACTTGGAGTAATGGCCCTTGTTTTATTTGAGGCCCGGGGTGAAGGCGACTTTAATATTTTCTTAAATGCATCCAAAGATCTCTTAACCGGTAAAAATATTTATACAGAAACTTACTATAAATGGTATCACTATTATTACGATTTAAGTTTTGCATTATTTCTTTACCCTTTCAGTTATTTTCCATTTTATATCGTAAAAGTATTGTGGCTGTTTGCTAATGTTTTTTTCACCTTTAGAATATGGAAAATCATACAATATTACTTATCATTTGAAAAATCAGGATTAAACAATAAATTGCTTTTCAGCTTACTTTCTTTTGCTTTTGCCTTGCCCTTTCTTAGAGATAACTTTCATTTGGCGCAAGTAACTACTTTTATTTTGTATTTATGTTTTGAGGGAATTTTTTTTCTAGAGAAAAATAAAACACTAAAAGGTAGTTTACTAATTGCATTAGGAATAAGTATCAAATTACTTCCCCTTATTTTAATACCCTACCTTATATATAGAGGAAATTTTAAAGCCATAGCTTATATTTTACTTTGGTTTATTGTTCTGGCTATTTTTCCCGCAATTTTTATAGGTATTGATCAAACCATCTTTTTACTTCATCAACGCTGGATTCTATTAAATCCAGGCAATACAGAACATATTTTAGACACAGCTGAAAGAAGTTTTCACTCCTTATCTACCTTGTTTGCTACTTTATTTATTAAAGACTGTGGTGACATTTATGCCCTTAAAATTCCCAGAAACATTGCAGATGTCTCCATTGAAAATTTGAAAATATTGATTAATACAGCTCGAGTAGTACTTATTTTGTTATCGTTATACTTTTTTAAAACAAGGCCTTTTCATAAAAGCAAGTCCAACTTAAATAAGCTATACGAATTGTCTTATCTATTTCTACTCATACCCTTAATTTTCCCGCATCAACAATTTTACGCTTTCTTATTTACTACTCCGGCATGCATTTATTTGCTTTATTATTTTTTCAGGAAATATAACTCTGACAACATCAAGCAAGCTAATTCATTTCGAAGAAGAAAAATAACATTAATAATCTTATTGATTATAATATTTAGTTTAACCGGAAGTCATTTCTATTTAGGTCAGTTTAATGATTATTATGATCATTTTAAAACTTTAACCTATGGCGCTTTACTTATTATTCCTGTACTAGCTTTTTGTAGTCCTGAGAAACTAAATGAACAAACCCGATTAATAGAGAAAAATTAA
- a CDS encoding GNAT family N-acetyltransferase, which produces MNLILETERFILKEINIEHADDLFEMDANPAVHQFIENKPLKTKKEIYPIIEMIRAQYTKFGVGRWAVIQKTNKECVGWAGIKFYAEPIHTYLNFYDLGYRFKQKYWGKGFATETSKQIVHYAFHTLKLNQLNAHADEQNIKSNKVLLKCNFELKDNFLLDGKNINWYELSKSKPGK; this is translated from the coding sequence ATGAACTTAATTTTAGAAACAGAAAGGTTTATTCTGAAAGAAATTAATATAGAACATGCCGATGACTTATTCGAAATGGATGCCAACCCGGCCGTTCATCAGTTTATTGAGAACAAACCACTAAAAACAAAAAAGGAAATTTATCCAATTATTGAAATGATTAGGGCTCAATACACAAAATTCGGAGTTGGCAGATGGGCTGTTATACAAAAAACAAATAAGGAATGTGTAGGCTGGGCCGGTATAAAATTTTACGCCGAACCCATTCATACCTACCTGAACTTTTATGATTTAGGTTACCGATTTAAACAAAAATATTGGGGAAAGGGATTTGCTACTGAAACGTCGAAGCAAATCGTTCATTATGCCTTCCATACACTCAAGCTAAATCAATTAAATGCGCATGCAGATGAACAAAATATAAAATCAAATAAAGTATTGCTTAAATGTAATTTTGAATTGAAGGACAATTTTTTATTGGATGGGAAGAATATTAATTGGTACGAATTATCAAAATCTAAACCCGGTAAATGA
- a CDS encoding DUF2490 domain-containing protein, with amino-acid sequence MIKKGGIILLVFTTLIVKSQYYNEDASLWLNAEIEKEISNSMDLRFKIQNRINNNFSQYSAGSISAGIKYKLNKNIHFSADYMLREKKRIEQTFSTRHRFYAAIYIRKKINKIQFTYRNRIQAQLKNYNSSEKGKTPSIYNRHKLKVKYELNKRIDLSASHEIYVPLFKNNLITDRFRSGISLCYKITKKSSLEIAFYYQQELFANRQLRKDFIYAIIYQIAL; translated from the coding sequence ATGATTAAAAAAGGGGGCATAATTTTATTGGTATTTACAACTTTAATTGTAAAGAGCCAATACTATAATGAAGATGCCTCATTATGGTTGAACGCTGAAATTGAAAAAGAAATTTCCAATTCAATGGATTTGCGCTTTAAAATTCAAAACAGAATAAATAACAATTTTAGTCAGTATAGTGCCGGTTCAATTTCAGCAGGTATAAAATATAAACTGAACAAAAATATTCATTTTTCAGCTGATTACATGCTGAGAGAAAAGAAACGAATAGAACAAACATTCAGCACCAGGCATCGTTTTTACGCAGCTATCTATATAAGAAAAAAAATTAATAAAATTCAATTCACCTATAGAAACCGAATACAAGCTCAATTAAAAAATTACAATAGCAGCGAGAAAGGAAAAACTCCCTCTATATATAATAGACATAAGCTAAAGGTAAAATATGAGTTGAACAAAAGAATTGACCTTTCTGCTTCCCATGAAATTTACGTACCACTATTTAAAAATAATCTCATAACAGATAGGTTCCGTTCCGGAATAAGTTTATGTTATAAAATAACGAAGAAAAGTTCCTTAGAAATAGCTTTCTATTACCAACAGGAACTTTTTGCAAACAGACAATTGCGTAAAGATTTTATTTACGCCATTATTTATCAAATTGCCCTATAA
- a CDS encoding DUF4956 domain-containing protein: MTLLQVATEALNNEIIPQDTSELIKMLEKFSARFTINIISVFLLIRLIYYKTYKNSEYFFTYFIFNIVIFLISFLLNKVELSMGAAFGLFAVFSMLRYRTEDISIKDMSYLFLVIAMGLIAAVTKIKNTSDTYEYLFLGLINALILAITYLIETNIFFKKESSKIINYENIELIKEENREKLMEDLRIRTGIPIHKITIGKIDFLRDSAQIKVYYYEKK; this comes from the coding sequence ATGACCTTACTGCAAGTAGCTACAGAAGCGTTGAATAATGAGATAATACCTCAGGACACCAGCGAACTTATTAAAATGCTCGAAAAATTTTCAGCCAGATTTACTATTAATATTATTTCGGTATTTCTGCTTATCCGATTAATTTATTACAAAACATACAAAAACAGCGAGTACTTCTTTACTTATTTTATTTTTAATATCGTAATATTCTTAATCAGTTTTTTACTGAATAAAGTAGAATTGAGTATGGGGGCGGCATTTGGTTTGTTTGCGGTTTTCAGCATGCTTAGATACAGAACAGAGGACATCAGTATAAAAGACATGTCCTATTTATTTCTAGTAATAGCCATGGGCTTAATTGCCGCCGTTACAAAAATTAAAAATACTTCTGATACTTATGAGTATCTCTTTTTAGGGTTAATTAATGCTTTGATATTAGCAATTACCTACTTAATTGAAACAAATATATTTTTCAAAAAAGAATCCTCTAAAATTATCAATTACGAAAATATTGAATTAATAAAAGAAGAAAATAGAGAGAAATTGATGGAAGACCTCAGAATCAGAACCGGCATTCCAATTCATAAAATTACAATAGGAAAAATTGATTTTTTACGCGACTCAGCACAGATAAAAGTATATTATTACGAAAAGAAATAA
- a CDS encoding polyphosphate polymerase domain-containing protein, giving the protein MEGVKLMNRTDTKFCFTAKHLNEILTELQDQYNCVEIESKRISTYQTVYYDTSEFKLYLQHHNGKLNRFKVRKRDYVDSNLSYLEIKQKNNKGRTIKVRIKTQSANLQDDKNSEFISHNLPFSPSQLLPVIRIDYGRITLVNKISMERVTIDLGLKFIKNGNTISMDDLVIAEVKQEKKNKSPFIQSMLKRRIFEGGISKYCMAIALTEPKIKANNFKEKINTLNKITKNDLTASSYRSVE; this is encoded by the coding sequence ATGGAAGGCGTTAAATTAATGAACAGAACAGATACCAAATTCTGTTTTACAGCTAAACATTTAAATGAAATTCTTACAGAATTACAAGATCAATACAATTGTGTAGAAATTGAATCAAAACGCATTTCAACTTACCAAACTGTATATTATGACACTTCTGAATTTAAATTATATCTGCAACATCACAATGGAAAATTGAACAGATTTAAAGTAAGAAAGAGAGACTATGTAGATTCTAATCTATCTTATTTAGAAATAAAACAAAAAAACAACAAAGGCAGAACAATAAAAGTCAGAATTAAAACACAATCTGCAAATTTACAAGATGATAAAAATAGTGAGTTTATCAGCCACAATTTACCGTTTTCTCCTTCACAGTTACTTCCTGTCATTCGAATTGATTATGGTAGAATAACATTGGTAAACAAAATCTCAATGGAAAGAGTAACTATTGATCTTGGATTGAAATTTATCAAGAATGGAAACACGATTTCCATGGATGATTTGGTTATTGCAGAAGTAAAACAAGAAAAGAAAAACAAATCACCTTTTATTCAAAGTATGTTAAAGAGGAGAATTTTTGAAGGTGGAATAAGTAAATATTGCATGGCAATTGCACTTACCGAACCTAAAATCAAGGCCAATAATTTCAAAGAAAAAATAAACACACTCAATAAAATTACAAAAAATGACCTTACTGCAAGTAGCTACAGAAGCGTTGAATAA
- a CDS encoding CotH kinase family protein → MFLLFSLHTKAQTFYQLDSIQYIEIYFSQSNWDYQLDTAKSGSEAYIKADWVKINGELFNNVGVKYKGNSSYNIASIKNPFHIELDTYQEQNYQGITDIKLSNNYQDPSFIREVLSYNLLSNYMDCSRANFAKVYINGEYYGVYTNTESVNKKLFTNYFYSAENTSIKCNPITNPGTTTKCNLRYLGSDSSLYTNFYEPDENRGWNKLVKLCDSVTNYPSSLKNNMDVDRVIWMLAFNSALVNLDSYSGAFCQNYYLYQNDENKFIPVIWDLNMSFAGFPFVGSSTVSLGSANISQLTQLSPNIHATDIHWPLINRILENSTYKRMYAAHLKTIINEMIATGTYTQLATTFQNLIDTSVLSDTHKTYSYTNFQNGLNANVSVGSYSVPGIQTLMNGRNAYLQTQPEFTLQAPSLSIISNSSPSLFSNIYFNVTVNNATNTWLAYRTSGKNSFTKILMTDDGNQNDGTSGDGVFGASFILNSNHIEYYFYSENNDAGIFSPARAEHEFYEINLWPTPQVGDLVINEFLANNESDVKNEFHLAEDWIELLNTSNNTISLSNCFLSNEDDTRSKYTFPLTTTLAAKSFLIVWADNMLLPGNQLHAPFNLDEDGGNVILTYGSGKIIDQYAYPNQAKDISSGRCPDGHGPFLSQSLPTYAQYNCVVGIGENLIQTKQLIVYPVPSDKYLNIKSALKSDQIHLYNINGQCILTRNITAIDQIDVSDLPNGMYFLKNRNNECKKIIIQHE, encoded by the coding sequence TTGTTTTTATTGTTTAGTTTACATACTAAGGCGCAAACCTTTTATCAATTAGACAGTATACAGTATATTGAAATTTATTTCTCACAATCCAATTGGGATTATCAATTGGATACTGCTAAATCAGGGAGTGAAGCTTATATCAAAGCTGATTGGGTAAAAATTAACGGAGAATTATTTAACAATGTAGGCGTTAAATATAAAGGCAATAGCTCCTATAACATCGCTTCCATTAAAAATCCGTTTCATATTGAATTAGACACCTATCAGGAACAAAATTACCAAGGAATTACAGATATTAAATTAAGTAACAATTATCAGGACCCTTCATTTATTCGTGAAGTATTATCTTACAACCTATTAAGTAACTACATGGATTGTTCTCGTGCAAATTTCGCCAAGGTTTATATTAACGGTGAATATTATGGCGTATACACCAATACGGAAAGCGTAAATAAAAAATTATTTACTAATTATTTTTATTCGGCAGAAAACACAAGTATTAAATGTAATCCAATCACTAATCCCGGAACCACAACCAAATGCAATCTTCGTTATTTGGGAAGTGATAGTTCATTATATACTAATTTTTATGAGCCGGATGAAAATAGAGGATGGAATAAACTCGTAAAACTTTGCGACTCAGTAACCAATTACCCATCCTCTTTAAAAAATAATATGGATGTAGATAGGGTAATTTGGATGCTCGCGTTTAATAGTGCTTTAGTTAATTTAGACAGTTACTCAGGCGCATTTTGTCAGAATTATTATTTGTATCAAAATGATGAAAATAAATTTATTCCCGTTATTTGGGATTTGAACATGAGTTTTGCCGGATTTCCTTTTGTGGGGAGCAGTACAGTTAGTTTAGGGAGCGCAAACATATCACAGTTAACACAATTATCGCCCAACATTCATGCTACAGATATACACTGGCCACTAATCAATAGAATTCTTGAAAATTCTACCTATAAGCGTATGTATGCCGCCCATTTAAAAACAATCATTAACGAAATGATTGCCACCGGCACTTATACTCAACTCGCTACCACTTTTCAAAATCTGATTGACACTTCTGTACTCTCCGATACACACAAAACCTATTCTTATACTAATTTTCAGAACGGACTTAATGCTAATGTGAGTGTAGGCTCATACTCTGTTCCCGGTATTCAAACTTTAATGAATGGTAGAAACGCGTATTTACAAACACAACCTGAATTCACTTTACAAGCCCCTTCCCTCTCCATCATAAGCAATTCAAGTCCGTCCTTATTTTCAAACATTTATTTTAATGTTACCGTAAATAACGCAACTAACACCTGGCTTGCCTACAGAACGAGTGGAAAAAATAGTTTCACCAAAATTTTGATGACCGATGACGGAAATCAAAATGACGGAACAAGTGGTGACGGAGTTTTTGGCGCAAGTTTTATCTTAAACAGTAACCATATTGAATACTATTTTTACTCAGAAAATAATGATGCCGGAATATTTTCTCCGGCCAGAGCAGAACATGAATTTTACGAAATAAATTTATGGCCCACTCCTCAGGTTGGCGATTTGGTCATTAATGAGTTTTTAGCAAATAACGAAAGTGATGTGAAAAACGAATTTCATTTGGCAGAAGATTGGATAGAATTATTAAATACCTCCAACAACACAATAAGTTTGAGTAATTGTTTTTTAAGTAATGAAGACGATACACGTTCCAAATACACCTTTCCTCTTACCACAACCTTAGCGGCCAAAAGTTTTCTGATTGTGTGGGCAGACAATATGTTGCTTCCCGGAAACCAATTGCATGCACCTTTTAATTTGGATGAAGATGGGGGAAATGTAATACTCACTTACGGGTCGGGGAAAATTATCGATCAATATGCCTACCCTAATCAAGCCAAAGATATATCCAGCGGAAGATGCCCGGATGGGCACGGACCTTTTTTATCACAATCTTTACCAACCTACGCTCAATATAATTGCGTAGTAGGAATTGGTGAAAATTTAATACAAACAAAACAATTAATTGTTTATCCGGTTCCCTCAGATAAATACTTAAATATTAAAAGTGCTTTAAAGTCGGATCAAATTCATTTGTACAACATTAACGGTCAGTGTATACTTACTAGAAATATAACAGCTATAGATCAAATTGATGTATCTGATTTACCAAATGGCATGTACTTTTTAAAGAACAGAAATAATGAATGTAAAAAAATCATCATCCAACATGAATAA
- a CDS encoding T9SS type A sorting domain-containing protein has translation MKKHNWLILFALFIFGSASAKKVKFAVDMGSYTISPNGIHVMGDFQVAAGYSLNFDPASILMTQVGATTIYTVIVTLPAFQKYEFKFVNGDQSYEVEFVPEKARVGYNFNDNRWMFVDSLQNDTSFLGAVKFSENSPAGKTLLRYVVDMQYATPVPTTGVHLGSTYQGNDPATTRLTNLDGTKYEIIAYLNTGVQSFKYYNGNNAGTTETVPGACATSSLRTHNLQADTILPTVCFSSCTACMAPPASISENSIQFSRLKISPNPASDYINIIKPNQNSGTLAIVDISGKLVKEIKIEDELTDSVNIDISDLSNGVYQIYFGSQNQYFHTKLIKN, from the coding sequence ATGAAAAAACACAACTGGTTAATTCTTTTCGCGCTATTCATTTTTGGAAGCGCTTCAGCGAAAAAAGTAAAATTTGCAGTAGATATGGGTTCTTATACAATTAGCCCAAATGGTATTCATGTAATGGGTGATTTTCAGGTAGCGGCAGGCTATTCCTTAAACTTCGACCCGGCATCCATCCTAATGACACAAGTTGGTGCAACAACTATTTATACTGTGATTGTTACTTTGCCAGCATTTCAAAAATATGAATTCAAATTTGTTAACGGCGATCAGAGTTATGAAGTAGAATTTGTACCTGAAAAAGCAAGAGTAGGTTATAATTTTAATGACAATCGATGGATGTTTGTTGACTCTCTCCAAAATGACACTTCTTTTTTAGGAGCAGTAAAATTTAGTGAGAATTCACCGGCCGGTAAAACTCTTTTACGCTATGTAGTGGATATGCAATACGCTACTCCTGTTCCAACCACCGGCGTGCATTTAGGAAGTACTTATCAGGGAAATGATCCGGCCACAACCAGATTAACTAACTTAGATGGAACCAAATATGAAATTATTGCTTATTTGAATACGGGAGTACAATCCTTTAAGTATTATAATGGTAATAATGCCGGCACTACGGAAACTGTTCCGGGCGCCTGTGCTACAAGTAGTTTAAGAACTCATAATTTACAAGCCGATACTATTTTACCAACTGTATGTTTTTCTAGTTGCACTGCCTGCATGGCACCACCGGCCAGTATTTCCGAAAACTCAATACAATTCTCCCGTTTAAAAATTTCACCAAATCCGGCTTCTGATTATATAAACATCATTAAACCCAATCAAAATTCGGGTACTTTAGCTATTGTAGACATCAGTGGGAAATTAGTAAAAGAAATAAAGATCGAAGATGAATTAACAGATTCAGTTAATATTGATATTTCTGATTTGTCCAATGGCGTTTATCAGATTTATTTTGGAAGTCAAAACCAATATTTTCACACTAAGTTGATTAAAAATTAA
- a CDS encoding aryl-sulfate sulfotransferase, producing the protein MIKNLQRIFILSLALLITNKVKSQQQEGLTVYSLRSSNLVRLIDTSGVIVKTWVTNQPTRYSQYLEPGGVLVRTCGTAYTIPGAHGGMFSHVQKWDYAGNLIWNWQYSTSTYCVHHDIAIMPNGNVLVMVAEVKTPMQFAAAGGTLTGPAYFYNEKVMEVQPTGLTTGNIVWQWDMWDHLVQNVNPLGANYQPSIVDHPELLNINFNVQYDLMHMNGIDYNPVLDQIALSSRYKDEIYIIDHSTSTAEAATHSGGNSGKGGDFLYRWGNPAAYQAVGPKILDAPHDSHWVPEGSVDAGYFVGLNISGVTTPSARTCVDKVLTPRTNYNYTISPGAAFTPSNASKRYMSPVQIAGYSNSQQLKNGNQMMCFTTGNIWEVDTAGTIIWSTYVGPGFSPQAHRYSACYINNQPLPQPIVYNSGGLLTTTTVASEYQWYLNGNLLFGVTSPMILPNQSGIYVLRITDPNTCEYQFSPGYKYTYIPPQPVGINDHTAELNTLQLYPNPNTGLLNITMENLSQYSVEIFNIGGERIYNGENIKQIDLSNFSDGLYFCKITAEKNSITKKITLIK; encoded by the coding sequence ATGATAAAAAATTTACAAAGGATTTTCATACTAAGTTTAGCTTTACTTATTACAAACAAAGTAAAATCGCAACAACAAGAAGGATTAACCGTTTATTCCCTTCGGTCATCGAATTTAGTTCGATTAATTGATACCAGTGGTGTTATTGTAAAAACATGGGTAACCAATCAACCCACCCGATATTCTCAATACCTTGAGCCCGGAGGGGTGTTAGTGCGAACCTGTGGAACGGCCTATACCATACCGGGCGCTCATGGGGGAATGTTTTCACACGTTCAAAAATGGGATTATGCCGGAAATTTGATTTGGAACTGGCAATATTCAACCTCTACCTATTGCGTTCACCACGATATTGCCATCATGCCTAATGGAAATGTGTTAGTAATGGTTGCTGAAGTAAAAACACCAATGCAATTCGCAGCTGCAGGCGGTACTTTAACCGGCCCGGCCTATTTTTACAATGAAAAAGTGATGGAGGTACAACCTACCGGATTAACTACGGGGAATATTGTTTGGCAATGGGACATGTGGGATCACCTAGTGCAAAATGTTAACCCTTTAGGCGCAAATTATCAGCCCAGCATTGTAGATCATCCTGAATTACTGAATATAAATTTCAATGTGCAGTACGATTTAATGCATATGAATGGAATAGATTACAATCCGGTTCTTGATCAAATTGCACTTAGTTCGAGATATAAAGATGAGATATATATTATTGATCACAGCACTTCAACCGCCGAAGCGGCTACGCATAGCGGTGGAAATTCCGGTAAGGGTGGCGATTTCCTTTACCGTTGGGGAAACCCTGCAGCTTATCAAGCTGTTGGTCCAAAAATATTAGATGCACCTCACGATTCTCATTGGGTACCGGAAGGTTCTGTTGATGCCGGTTATTTTGTAGGATTAAATATAAGTGGTGTTACAACACCAAGTGCAAGAACTTGTGTAGATAAAGTATTAACGCCTAGAACAAATTACAATTATACTATAAGTCCGGGCGCTGCTTTCACTCCTAGTAATGCCAGCAAAAGATATATGTCGCCAGTTCAAATTGCGGGTTACAGTAATTCCCAACAGTTAAAAAATGGAAATCAAATGATGTGTTTTACTACCGGAAATATTTGGGAGGTGGATACCGCAGGAACAATTATTTGGTCAACTTATGTTGGACCGGGATTTTCCCCACAAGCACATCGTTATTCAGCTTGTTACATTAATAATCAGCCCCTGCCCCAACCTATCGTGTATAACTCCGGTGGATTATTAACGACCACCACTGTGGCATCGGAATACCAATGGTATTTAAACGGAAATTTATTGTTTGGTGTGACCAGCCCTATGATACTTCCAAATCAAAGCGGAATTTATGTGCTGCGTATTACCGACCCTAATACATGCGAATACCAATTTTCGCCCGGTTATAAATACACTTATATTCCTCCTCAACCTGTAGGTATTAATGATCATACTGCTGAGTTAAATACACTGCAACTTTATCCAAATCCTAATACCGGTTTATTAAATATTACCATGGAAAATTTAAGCCAGTACAGCGTTGAAATTTTTAATATCGGAGGTGAACGAATTTATAACGGAGAAAATATTAAACAAATTGATTTAAGTAATTTTTCAGACGGCCTGTACTTTTGCAAAATAACCGCTGAAAAAAATAGTATAACTAAAAAAATAACTTTAATAAAATAA
- a CDS encoding aryl-sulfate sulfotransferase, whose product MPKKLLQLILLFLIIHLNGLAQQWNGYTYYSNTNSTTGYLIDTNSVNIKTYTFNVGTGYSTHFMPGGDFVRSCRYPSNVLTGGGMTGQLQKLDYNGNLLWSWVYSSATYCLHHDHCILPNGNILVICYDVRDANHLANVGSTSTLTSMQSEKIMELKPIGSNSVEVVWEWKVWDHLVQNVTPTLSTYQSSIVNHPELFNINYQPKKDWLHMNGIDYNPILDQIAFSSHNLNEWYIIDHSTTTAEAAGHSGGNAGKGGDLLYRWGNPAAYQASGTTILNVTHDAHWIPEGISNAGNISGVNNKGVTSPSNKTCADEIVPPRSNYNYTINLGSAFSPSTYVYRHQSSGYTSNMGSVEEYPNGNRMICLATVGSIYEIDAAGNTLWTKSTLGSCPQAHRYTTCYLTNPAPAQPSISLVGNDLQSTTGVTYQWYLNGNLISGATNQLYTPAQAGIYVVRTTDVNGCVYVYSPGFQYGAPIGIAEQKIDDLIQIYPNPTSGEIFIETELKEFEYKLISITGALIQSGKNEGSVNLTTYESGLYFLHIISNVKGSFVKMISVTK is encoded by the coding sequence ATGCCAAAAAAATTACTGCAACTAATTCTGCTTTTTTTAATCATTCATTTAAATGGCCTCGCGCAACAATGGAATGGTTATACGTATTACAGCAATACCAATTCTACAACCGGATACTTGATTGATACCAATAGTGTAAATATTAAAACATATACATTTAATGTGGGTACTGGATACTCTACGCATTTTATGCCCGGCGGCGATTTTGTGAGATCTTGTCGTTATCCGTCCAATGTTTTAACCGGTGGCGGTATGACCGGACAATTACAAAAACTGGATTATAACGGTAATTTACTATGGAGCTGGGTCTATTCTTCCGCCACTTATTGTTTACATCACGATCACTGTATTCTACCAAATGGTAATATATTGGTGATTTGTTATGATGTGCGCGATGCCAATCACCTTGCCAACGTTGGATCAACGTCTACCTTAACTTCCATGCAATCTGAAAAAATAATGGAATTAAAGCCTATCGGTTCTAATTCCGTAGAGGTAGTGTGGGAATGGAAAGTTTGGGATCATTTAGTACAAAACGTAACACCTACCTTAAGCACTTATCAGTCGTCGATAGTAAACCATCCCGAGCTTTTCAATATCAATTATCAACCTAAGAAAGATTGGTTGCATATGAACGGAATTGATTATAATCCCATTTTAGATCAAATAGCATTTAGTTCGCATAATTTAAATGAATGGTATATTATTGATCACAGCACTACAACTGCAGAAGCTGCCGGTCACAGCGGAGGAAATGCAGGTAAAGGCGGAGACTTATTATATCGTTGGGGAAATCCTGCTGCTTATCAGGCAAGCGGCACAACTATTTTAAATGTTACTCACGACGCCCATTGGATTCCTGAAGGAATTAGCAATGCCGGAAATATTTCCGGCGTTAATAATAAAGGTGTAACATCTCCAAGTAATAAAACCTGTGCCGATGAAATTGTGCCTCCGCGCTCAAATTATAATTATACAATTAATTTAGGATCTGCATTTAGTCCATCTACCTATGTTTACCGTCATCAATCAAGCGGTTATACCAGCAATATGGGAAGCGTTGAAGAATATCCGAATGGAAACCGCATGATTTGTTTAGCTACGGTTGGAAGTATTTATGAAATTGATGCCGCAGGAAATACATTATGGACTAAAAGCACATTAGGTAGCTGTCCGCAAGCACATCGTTATACTACCTGTTATCTAACAAATCCGGCGCCGGCACAACCTAGTATTTCTTTGGTAGGTAATGATTTGCAGTCCACTACAGGCGTTACTTACCAGTGGTATTTAAACGGAAATTTAATTTCAGGTGCTACCAATCAACTTTACACGCCAGCACAAGCCGGAATTTATGTAGTACGTACCACGGATGTTAATGGTTGTGTATATGTTTATTCACCCGGATTTCAATATGGTGCTCCAATTGGAATAGCTGAACAAAAAATTGACGATCTCATTCAAATTTATCCAAATCCAACTTCCGGGGAAATCTTCATTGAAACGGAATTGAAGGAATTTGAATATAAACTGATAAGCATTACCGGCGCGTTAATACAAAGTGGGAAAAATGAAGGAAGTGTAAATTTAACAACTTACGAAAGCGGCCTGTATTTTTTACACATTATTTCCAACGTGAAAGGGAGTTTTGTTAAAATGATTTCTGTCACTAAGTAA